One segment of Primulina tabacum isolate GXHZ01 chromosome 14, ASM2559414v2, whole genome shotgun sequence DNA contains the following:
- the LOC142524756 gene encoding serine/threonine-protein phosphatase 7 long form homolog gives MAENTENVLYLRDRHISTNINAENMDAIISPRRSDKCLWRLHNAGIHLRVRLCLARMGFYGVIQCGPIKYYDNHLLTAIVERWRRETHTFHLTVGEATITLQDVAIIWGLNIDGIPITGVDTAYNKHTLQQRCATWLGFTPTFSQIKGAHLYLTALLDHCLNNMVNDESTEEEVTQYSRCVALMIIGGCMFPDSEGAAVKLMYLQFLEDIELVNTYSWGSAVLAYLYRELCDTSMSLKGDLCGPVQILQIWVWSRIILLCPDRAEQVSISEEQAADVMQGLPFPLYGARWRRGFSWTHMSQHSVRIMRDMLDRMVEGQFLWTVYDMCPEVGRILDENSIHLCRSACALINFHIVEMHRPERCLRQFGMRQGIPPPATNFDNFHKLTRQGRNNFDWATYHADFVQMWNDRYNFVIGGDYVIPGMPAITVDYIGWYYRISQIVLSPPVVPSNIMGYHPVDANYRQFIARPAHVQYPPMWTGNEFEPGPSSSNMAYTTPPVVSSFPSYDAGYYTPIVGSFTQFLQSDFRPGMNESRPTFNSSPIPFPQYSDPEGFEVGRNIADTSTSAGQTSTHGDDEQMLGRGRRVIRRPPCGTVGHRYHRH, from the exons atggctgaAAATACGGAGAATGTGTTGTATTTGCGGGATAGACACATATCAACTAATATCAACGCTGAAAATATGGATGCAATAATTTCGCCACGCCGGTCAGACAAATGTCTCTGGAGATTGCATAATGCTGGGATTCACCTCCGTGTCCGCCTATGTCTTGCACGCATGGGCTTCTATGGTGTCATTCAGTGTGGTCCTattaaatattatgataatCATTTGCTTACAGCCATTGTTGAGAGATGGCGTCGTGAGACACACACATTTCACCTAACCGTGGGCGAGGCAACAATCACCCTGCAGGACGTTGCCATTATTTGGGGGTTGAATATTGATGGCATTCCCATCACTGGTGTAGATACCGCGTACAATAAACATACTTTACAACAGCGCTGCGCTACCTGGTTGGGTTTTACGCCCACATTTTCTCAGATTAAAggtgcacatctttatctgacaGCTTTGCTAGACCATTGCTTGAATAATATGGTTAATGACGAAAGCACTGAAGAGGAGGTGACACAATATTCTCGTTGTGTTGCATTAATGATCATTGGTGGATGTATGTTTCCGGACTCGGAAGGTGCTGCTGTGAAACTTATGTATTTGCAGTTCCTTGAGGACATAGAATTAGTGAATACGTACAGCTGGGGTTCTGCTGTGTTGGCATATCTTTATAGAGAGTTGTGCGACACATCAATGAGTTTGAAGGGCGATTTGTGTGGCCCAGTTCAGATATTGCAG ATTTGGGTGTGGTCTAGGATTATTCTTCTTTGCCCTGATAGAGCTGAACAGGTATCTATTTCAGAAGAGCAGGCTGCGGATGTGATGCAGGGTCTACCATTCCCACTATACGGCGCGCG GTGGAGACGCGGATTTTCTTGGACACACATGTCCCAGCATTCGGTTCGTATAATGAGAGATATGCTTGACAGGATGGTAGAAGGGCAG TTTCTATGGACAGTTTATGATATGTGTCCGGAGGTTGGCAGAATTCTGGATGAAAATAGCATTCATCTATGTCGGTCGGCATGCGCATTGATTAATTTTCATATCGTTGAGATGCATAGACCTGAGCGGTGTCTCCGACAGTTCGGAATGCGTCAGGGTATTCCGCCACCTGCTACTAACTTCGACAATTTCCATAAGCTGACTCGACAAGGCCGGAACAACTTCGATTGGGCGACATATCACGCGGATTTTGTACAAATGTGGAATGATAGATATAATTTTGTGATTGGTGGAGACTATGTCATACCTGGTATGCCCGCCATCACAGTGGACTATATTGGTTGGTATTATCGCATTTCACAGATAGTGCTCTCGCCGCCAGTGGTACCTTCGAACATCATGGGCTATCATCCTGTTGATGCAAACTACCGACAATTTATC GCACGCCCAGCTCATGTGCAATATCCACCGATGTGGACAGGAAATGAGTTTGAACCCGGACCATCATCTTCAAATATGGCGTACACTACTCCGCCAGTGGTTTCAAGCTTTCCATCATATGACGCTGGTTACTACACTCCAATTGTTGGTAGTTTTACACAATTTCTACAAAGTGACTTTCGCCCGGGTATGAATGAGAGTCGTCCTACTTTTAACTCGTCGCCCATACCATTTCCACAATATTCTGATCCAGAAGGGTTTGAGGTTGGTAGGAACATTGCCGATACCAGTACATCTGCAGGACAAACAAGTACTCATGGAGATGATGAACAGATGTTAGGTCGTGGACGTAGAGTAATCAGGAGACCACCGTGTGGCACTGTGGGGCATCGTTACCATCGACATTAA